In Nitrospinaceae bacterium, the genomic stretch TAGGAGAGATCGATGAATACATCTCCGACCTTGGTTTTTTCGAGAAAAACACCGAATAGGATAAATAGAAACACATAACTCGCATAAACATTTGCGATGACACCAAAGATGCCGTCGTTTCCATAAATGAAGCTGACAACTTCATTATATGAAAATCCTTTATGAAGAAGCCGCCCGGGGAAATAATTGCCGTACATGGCGTAGCAAAAGAACGAGACCCCCAACAAAGGAAGCACCCACCCCAGTATCCGGCGACACATCTCGATAGAAACGATGATAGCGATCGTGCCCATAAAAACGTCTGGCCACAGAACCAGTCCCGCACGATCTCCCCGGTCGGCGAAATTCATGATGTATTCCACCGTGAAGACGACAACCCCTGCACAAAGGAGAAGGTCCACCGAAGAGGGCCGCCTTATTGGAGCGCCCTTTCGAGCCGGAAAGAAAATAAATGTCAAGATGGCAGTAAAGACCACATAGAATGGCAAATAAAAATGAAACGCATAGATAGCCAAGCCCGGAAAATGAACCGTCTCCCAAATCGCCGAGAGCGATTTTTCCGTACCCGCAGAAAGAAGCGGGGAGAGGATATAGACGATAACCTCACCAAAACCCAGACCAAAATCTACAGGCGCCTTGTTCGCCGCGCCGTAGAGAAAATAGAAAGCAAACACAAGCGAGGACAGTAGGGTCGTCACCTTCGGCAGAAGGCACAGCCCCGAAACGTACAACCAGATCAAGGCATAAAGCCAAACTTCGAGAGCCGGGAATGTTACATCCTGCCATTCCCACGAAATTTCATAGGGAAGATAAAGATTATATTTTTCACCGGCAAAGAAAATTATATAGATAAAAAACATGCTGGACAGAAACAACCAAACCGGCATGCTTTTCTTTTGAAAACCAGGAGAAAGATCCCGACGGTCTGCCGACTCCGGGGCAAATACAAACCGCACCCACACCCAGAGAAAATTGAAAAAATTCCCCATCTCCGCTCTTTCCCATCCGACTTCGATGATAACCAGTTAAATCAGAACCCCCCGGAAGGACACAATCCCTCCGGGGGGGGGGCAAAATTTCAAACTCAGCAAAGTCTCTAATTAACTTTGTAGCCCTTCTCTTTCCAGTAACGGGCTGCGCCAGGATGAAGGTTCATGTTGAAATTTTTCATCTGATTAATGAACTCACCCGACTTTGAAGCAAAGTCCAGGCCGATCTTCCATCCCTTGAATACGTTAATCAAGAAGTCGCGGTTCGCCTTGTCATATACACGGCTGGCCACTTCATAGACGACATCGTTGGAAACCTTCACGTTGGTAACCGCGAAGATAGTGTAGGCAACCGTCTTGAACTTCTTGCCTTTCATACCGTTATAAGCGCTAGCATCCTTGTTGGCCTTGTAGTAGCCAGAACTCATGGCGACGAATTTATCACGCACATCATCGGGAATGCTGAGAATGCGGAGGGGGTGACTTCGTGAGGCGCGAAGAATCGCCGGCGAGGGAACAGGATTCGGAATGCCAAAGGCATCAAGCTTGCCGTCGATCATGTTCGTCGCGGCGGCCGCCCAACCCATATAGTCCTTACGGATTTTACCGGTGACACCAATGTTGTCGGTGATGAACTTCGTCATGAAGAGCGTCGAGCTTCCGCGGGGGCCCATATTGAAGCGCTTTCCGGCGAGATCGTGATAGGTCTTGATGCCGGATTTCCGGAACGTCGCCACCTGGAACCAGGAAGTGGAAACGGGGCCGATACCACGGATGGTATTCTTCGGTTTGCCCTTGTGAAAAGGTTTTTTGCCTCGCTGAATGAAATCGACAAAAATTCCGTTCGTCATGCCGATTTCAGAGCGGCCATTAGCAACAAGGCGGGTATTCGCGACAAAACCCTTTGACTCGCGGTTGGTAACGTTGACCTTTTTACTCGTCTTGTTCACGGCCTCGGCAAGACCTGCCGCCATTCGAAATGCGCCTGCGCCCTTACCAGCGCCGACGATGGTGATGTTGGTAGCGGCACTCACCTGAGTAGCAACGAAACCAACTGCAGCAATAGCCGTAACTGCCATTTAGAAACTTTCTGTAAATACGCATGGACTCCCTCCAGTTGAAATAACAGAGAAACAAATTCTTTTTACATAGGATGATTCTATCCATTCAATACACTTTCGCAAGTAACATTTACACTAAATTAAATTTATTATTAAAAGAGCCTCCGCATAATAAAAACATTTATCCCGATCTTCATCTCCCCCGCCTTTCGGCAAGTACGCCCACCAGGAGAACAACAAGGATATTAGCCAGATAAGAGCCCCATACAGCCCATAGTCCGAAATATGCCCATCTGCCAATATCAAGAGCAGGGTAGGAGAAATCCACCCACAGACGCAGCCCCGTGAGGGCACCAGCAAGATTTCCCGACTCTGAAATACGGTTGGCCTTGCGGTCATAGGTGTAAAAAATACCAACCACAGCGGCAGCTAACAGCGAGGGCAAGAACAGGATTTTTTCCGGTCGGTTTAACCCGTAGAGATGAATCAGTATGCCCGATATCAAGCCCATCAGGATCATATGGAACGCAAGGCAAACAAGTAGCCGCGCCCATTTACGAGAGTCTTTCATACTCTGGCGTGTTCCCGTATACGGTGTAGGAGACGTCCCTCGCCCCACACCTCGCAGCCATACTGAGGAGATATCTCTATGCCGCCTGTCATTCGCCTTTTTGTGAAAACAAGTCTCATCTGTTTTGTCATTACTTTTGCATCAGGCTCCCTTTTCATGCTGGCAAACGCCATCTGGCTCATGAGGATGCCAAGAGAATTGCTGCTTCTCCATGCTCACATAGGCTTCGTCGGCTGGCTCGGACTTATGGTAATGGGTGTGGCGCTCTGGATGTTCCCCCTGATGCGGGGCACTCACCCCGAAACAAAGGGTCGCTACCATTTACCCTCCGTCTACGGAATTTATTATCTCACCATGGGCGGGCTTATCTTCCGAATAATCGGCGAGCCCTGGCTCTGGCGAACGGCGCACCCATTTGCACAATTTACACTCATCATCTCTGGGCTGGCACAGCTCGCCGGTATTGTCCTGTTCGTCTTCGTAATTTGGCGACGTGTACGAGAGGTAACGCCTGGCGTTCTTTAATAGCTGACACACTTCGCAAAAAATATAGCCGGGCGAGCCTCTCTGTATCGCCCGCCCGGCTATTTCGAATCACCTTGCTACTAAGAGTAATCGCCCGCCCGAGCGCTGAAGGGCGGATCGCCACCGGCGTTCCAAACCGTCCAACGTTTGGGGTGAACAATAAAGCGCACACGATCCACCTGGGCCACTGGGCCAGCCATAAATTTCGGGGCTATTTCGGGACCAAGATAACGCTCGGCGCATCGACCGATAAGATCGTGATCCGTGCCGACACCCTCGATGAGTTCCACCTCACCCTCACAAACCACGGCAGCGTAAGGCGGATCATCCTTGTCCACCACAACCGAAATTTTCGGGTTCCGCTTGACGATGCGGGTGTGGACACCGGACGATTTCGTGCTGATAAGAAACTTGCCGTCTTCCCAGATGTACCAGATCGGACGAATCAACTGACCGCCGTCCTTGCGCGACACCGCGAAACGACACATACGTTTTTCCGCCAGAAACGAATCGATGAATGCCTTGTCGCCCATACCGTTCTCCTTTTTTTTCTTGAAACCGGCAAATCGCCGCCCAGGCTGTGAATGCCTCTAGCGGCCCGTCCGGCCCGACAGAACCCGAGTATCCAAAAATTGAAAATCCTACGCTCGAAACCAGCCTACCTCCCACAAGGGGATAGGATCAACGCCCTAAAACGATGAACACCATTCCGCCCACAGTGAAAAATACGCCAAATACCATGGCCGGACGAACACGCTCAAACCCCCGAAGGAATAAAGCCGTGAAAAAAATCGAAAAAATCGGGGATGAGGCGATAATAGGGGTAACGACGCTGACATCGCCCATTTTGATGGCAATATTCATGAAAACCTGGTTCGCCGAATTCAGAACTCCTAACAATATTATGGCAATGATAGTCGAGCGGCCACCCCACCGGAACAGTTCGGCTGGCACCAAAGGCCGAAGGCTGGAGAGAACAATTGCCCCGACAAAATTCGCCCATGCCACGGTAAGTATGGGATCGGGAAAAGAGGCAAGCCCTTTTTTTCGAATGAACGCACTCATTCCGAGCGAGAGGGCACTCGCGAATCCCCAAAGAATGCCTTTATGAAACCAACCCTTCTCAGAGGGCTCGTAGCTGACAAAAACAACCCCCATGATCACCAAAAAAGTGCCGAAAAGCACCGCTGGCCCCGGTCGCTCACCAAGAAATAAAACCGCCAGCCCTAGCGAGAGCAACGGGGCGGTGGACATCATGGTTGTCAGCCTCGGCGGGCCGATAGTGAACAGCGCCTTGTAGTAAACAAAGCGCCCATAGCTGTATGCAGAGATTCCGAGAAGAGCGAACCAGCCCATTCCCACGACGGTCATCTGCCCATCGACGTAATAGTACGCGCCCAACAACCCAAGGACGACGACGTTGACGATGTTGGTCAGCAAGGATGCCGCAAGAATGCCGATGTGGCGCAAAGGGCGCGCGGTGGCCACGCCCTGCAAGGCCAGCATAGCCGCAGTCAACAGCGCCCAAATAATAGCTGTTGAATTATCGGTCAATTTAGAATTTCCAGGTAAATGAGATCAACCGTGCCGTCCAATGCCGATGGTGGCCATTCCAAGAAAGGTAATCATAATTCCCACCACCACACGGCGATTCAGGCGCTCTATGTCGCGCAGGAATATAGCCGAAAGCAGCATAACGATTACAGGGGTCGTGCTCATGATGGGTATGGCGAGAGACATTTGCCCCTGAAGGGAAATATTCATGACTACCTGTTGAATAGAATTAAAAAAAATGGCCAGGAATATTACGGGTGCCAGAGACCAGCTTATTTTTTCCCACGACAAAATATTGTTGGGCAGGGCGGTGCGCAATATCTCGCCCGTTGGAACAGCCACCAGAGCGGCCCAGGCTGTGAGCAATGCAGATGCCGGCATAATGTGCATTCCCCGGTTCCGCATGTAACCTCCCACAGAAAACAACAACATGCAGGTGAGCGACCATCCGATTCCGGCCTGGAACCACCTCCCCTTCGAGGGCGCATAGATCACCGTGATCACCCCCACAACCACAAACGCTGTTCCCATCAATACGAGAGGGCCAGGCCTCTCGCCAAGGAGGACCGTGGCAATCAGAAGCGTCGGCAAAGGGGCCAAGCTGGCTATCGTGATATGGCGTGAGGGGCCCATGGTCCGCATGCCCGTGTAAAAAAACCATCGGTTAATGCAAAAATTCGTCACACCGAGTACACCAAACCAGGCAAATGCCTCCCACCGAAACATCGAAATGTCGAAAATATAAAGCCCATAGAAACCCAACATCACAGCGTTTCCCATGTTGGAGATCTGGGCGAGCGTGAACGAGCCTACCTTCGCCAGAGCACGCGCAAATGTAATGTTCGCGCCCGCCGCGAGGAAGGCTGCAAGAAACGCCAAAAGTACGGTTTCTGTCTCGTTGGTCAACGAATATTCCTAAAATAAACAATCAGAGGTGCTCGAACTCCTCAGGCCCCAGCTGGGTAACCCCACATTCAGCAAGTACCTGCCAATATCGAGACCCCACAGCTCCATCCGCCATTGAAAGGCGGGGAAAAGGTGCCCATCAAGCCCTTAAAATTGGTACAAAACCACCAATTTCAAGCCTACATGGTATTTTAATTATCGAGCCCGCTCGGGCCTTACCCATTGCAAGAAAGAGCCGGGTAGTAGAAAATACGCCGAAAGGGGATTTGCCTCTTAAATCCCACAGAGAAATGAATATTGCAATAAAATTCAGCTACTTACAACGACCAAGCTGAGCCCTGGCAATTTCGTTTCACTCGCAGATTGCCTAAACGTCAACAATGGAACCCGTAGCGTCGAAATAGGCGGTAAACAATAGCCGCTTTTAGTAAAATTGAACAGGAAGGAACGTCAACATGTCATTGGTCATAACCCGGAGTTCGGCATCAATCGCAAAAACCGCGATGCAAGCATTTTTCATGCTGCTCATCGCACTTTCATTCACTATTTCGGCTCCCGCTCACGCAGCAACGGCAAAGATCAAAGGCCTTCCCTCACTGGCCGATCTAGTTGAACAACTAAAACCATCTGTTGTAAATATCAGCTCCGAAACAATTGTTAAGTCCCAGTCTCGCCGAGGTGTCCCTGGTATGCCAGGAGATCCCTGGAGCGAAATGTTGCGGCGCTTTTTCGAGGGCCAGCAGGCACCTCCCGGCTTTCAGGGCAGACCAGCGCCCAAACAGAAAAATACCAGCCTCGGCTCCGGGCTCATTGTTGATTCCGAGCAGGGGCTCGTCCTGACGAACAACCATGTCATCGAAAAAGCAACTCAAATCACGGTAATGACCCAGGACAAAAAGCGACGCAAAGCAACTGTCGTCGGTCGGGACCCCAGAACCGATATCGCCCTTTTGCGTATTGAGAAAAAAGAGGGCGAAAAACTTCCCGCCGTCAAACTAGGCAACAGCGACAAGCTTCGTGTTGGCGACTGGGTAGTTGCGATCGGCAACCCCTTCGGGCTCGCTCATACCGTTACGGCGGGGATCGTCAGCGCCAAGGGCAGGGTCATCGGTGCCGGGCCCTACGATAACTTCATCCAAACCGATGCCTCGATCAACCCGGGCAACAGCGGCGGCCCCCTGTTCAACCTCTCCGGAGAGGTCGTCGGCATTAACACTGCCATCTTCAGCCGAGGTGGCGGCAACATCGGCATTGGCTTCGCCATCCCGATCAACCAAGCTAAAGATCTGATGCCCCAGCTTCGAAAGGGCACTGTCGTACGCGGATTCCTGGGTGTCTCGATTCAACCTGTTGACGATGCTCTCGCCAAGGCGCTGGGGCTGAAAAACACAAAAGGGGCACTGGTGAGCAGCCTGGTGACCGATGGACCCTCGGCCAAGGCTGGTGTTAAGCGAGGCGACGTTGTTTTGTCTTTGGACGGCAAGGCGGTGGAAAGCCCTCGTGCCCTATCCCGCATGGCCGCCCGCATCGCACCGGGCCGCAAAGTAAAGTTGATCATATTCCGCAACGGCAAATCCATGAATATCACCATTATTTCCGGAAAAATGCCCGGCCCAGAACAGGTGGCCAGCGCCTCGGGAAATACCTCGATGGGCAAAAAACTAGGGATCGAGGGACAAAACCTTACACCTGAAATCGCCCGCCAAATAGGCGCGGAAACCAAGTATGGCGTTCTCATCGTCAGCGTGAAACAAGGCAGCCCGGCAGACAAGGCTGGTATCAAGCGCCGCGACATCATCATCGAGGCAAACAAAAAAACTATCAAAAAAGTTGGAGATCTTTCCGCCGCAATTAAACGCAGCAATAAGGCGGGAAATTTATTCTTGATTGAGCGCCGAGGGGCCACGCGCTATGTTGTCGTTGAAGGCCTAAGTTAAACCGGAGGGAAAATGGCGAAAGCCACGGGTACAAGCGAAAGCCTTATTGAAGCGGCATCCGTTATCTGCGGCCAGCTTGGTGCAAATGCGGTATTTGTGCACGCCGACGCCATGAAAGATCTGGAGGCCCTCTCTCAGCTCCCGGACAACATCGAGCGTTTTGTCACCACATGCTCGCCCGAATTATTCGAGGAGCTAGAGGACAAGGATTACCGAGTATTCCGACTTCCGGCCCTGTCGCTGAATCGAATCGACGCTATTAAGATGGGTGTGGTCATCGCGCTCAGCGAAGGCGCGATTTCGAAAAAAGACACCATTGTCTGCCTCTCCGGCCTTTCGGAAAACCAGCGGATTGACACTCTTATTGTTTTCCAGCTGGATCAGGAAAAAGAGATGATGCTCACCTCCGAGACCAAGAGCGAATTGAACGGGGTGGACCCGAAAGTATTTTCAGCCCTCCTGTCGCTCTCGCTCGAATTGGCCTCAGAGGGGCGCGAGGGGAAATCCAGGGGGGCGCTCTTCGTTCTCGGAGATCATGATATCGTTCTTCAATATTCGCGCCAGATGGTCATTAATCCATTTCATGGCTATCCTGAGGAGCAGCGGAACATTCTAGATCCCGCCCTCAGGGAAACGGTTAAGGAGTTCAGTGCAATAGACGGCGCTTTCGTCATCAGGGGAGATGGTATTATTGAGGCTGCGGGCCGCCACCTGAACGCTGCCGGGGATATCGAACTTCCGGCAGGGCTCGGCACACGCCACATGGCCGCCGCTGGCATCTCCGAGGTAAGCGAGGCAACCTCTTTCGTTATTAGTGAATCTACAGGCACCGTCAGCGTCTTTAAGGACGGGAAAATATTCATGCAGATTGGAAAATCGCAACCCACCAAGAGAAAGAAAACGACAAAAGGCAGTTAAACAATCTCACTCAGTTAAGGAAGACTTAGGATGAGCGCATTCAGCAAGATATCTAAAAAATTCAACATCTACGGCGTACTGTTCGGAGCAACGGCTGGTGTTATCGCTGCCCTTTTAGGAATCGCCTCTGTACTCATCATGTTGGATATGCTTGGCATTTCCATTCCTTAACCCTACGGGAATAACGCCTGGATGATCCTCGACACGTTCGAGCGCTATAAACATAATCTATTCCTGTCTCCTATCACCTCCGGCACCCTTGAACATATCGGGAAGGTTTGCGGTATCACCGACTCATCCACCGTACTCGACATCGATTGCGGAAAAGGCGGGGCGGCGTTGACGCTGGCGGAAAAATTCAAATGCGCCGTCACCGGCATCGAATCCCAGGCCGAATTCGCCGAGGAGGCGCGGCGGCGAGCCATATTCGAAGATCTCGATCACTTTGTGAACATTATCGACTCTGGCCCCGAAGAATTGCCGTTCGACGATTTTTTCTTTGACCTCGCCTTATCTCTTGGCCATGTTCGTCCTTTTAATACCGCAAAAATACTTCTCGAATTATCCCGCGTAGTACGGGACGGGGGATGGATTGCGATCTCGGAAATGGTTTGGAAGTCTGGCGATTCCGACTCTGCCAACCCCGCCGTCAAGGAATGGGTTAACGGTTTTTCGCCTAGCCGAATTTCGGGCCTCGATGAGCGGATCAAGGAGCTATCCGGGGCCGGATTCTGGGTCGAATCGGCAGAACTTGAGGAGGATAAGTCATGGGAGGATTTTTACGCCCCTCAGGCTATGGCTATTTTAGAAAATCGTCATGAACACATAGGCTCCGCCGAGGCGAAATCAATACTCGATAAGTGGCAAAATGAACTTGAAATATTTCATGCCGCAGGCGGCAAAGAATCGCTGGGCTATGCTTGTTTTATATTGAGGTTGCCGTAGCACTAAAAAATTCGTCGGCATATGCTTTGTGCCTCGCCCTGTAAAACCGGACATCTACGCCGGAGGTCACACCAATGGTTAGCGAAAAAAAAGAGGCGAGCAAAATTCGCTCTCTTGGAATTTTGACCGGAGGCGGTGACTGTCCAGGCTTGAACGCTGTTATTCGGGCTGTCGTTCTCACCGCCGAGCGGGCTGGTGTTCGCATTCAAGGAATCCGCAACGCATACAGTGGATTAGTCCACAATCAATTCATCGATCTTGACTCTTCAAAAGTTGACCACCTACTTCAGTATGGCGGCACGATCCTAGGAAGCTCGAACCGCGATAATCCTTTTGAGTTCATGATGACCATCGACGGCGAGCGCCGCCCAGTCGATGTTTCCGACACGGTAATCAGCAACTTTCATAATGCTGGCCTTGACGGCCTCATCGCCATTGGTGGAGACGGAACGCTGCAAATAACGCATCGGCTCACCCAGAAAGGGCTTCCGGCGATTTGCGTGCCCAAAACTATCGACAATGACCTTCTCGCCACAGACGTTACTTTTGGATTCGACACCGCGGTAGGAACCGCCACCGAGGCCATCGACCGTCTGCGCACGACGGCGGAGAGCCACGGACGCTTGATGGTCGTCGAGGTGATGGGCCGAAACGCCGGATGGATAGCCCTGTTCTCGGGCCTGGCGGGTGGGGCCGACGTCATTCTTCTTCCCGAAATCCCTTTTACAATAGAAGCCATCGCCAACGACATCCGCATTGATCGCTCCTCGGGCAAGAATTTTAGTATCATTGTCGTGGCCGAGGGCGCCCATCTCAAGGACGGCGAGGTCGTGATTCAGAGAATGGCGGACGATCCGACTCATCCGCAGCGGCTTGGAGGAATCGGAAACATCGTGGGACACCTTCTTGAAGAGAAAACTGGATACGAAACGCGTGTTACGGTGCTCGGACATATCCAGCGGGGCGGGACCCCCTCGACCTACGACCGGAACCTATCCACACGCTTTGGCGTACACGCGGCCTTGACCGCCATAGAAGGGCGGTTCGGTCATCTCGTCGCCCTGCAAAACGGATCGATAACCCTGGTTCCCATGGCCGACGCCGCCCAAGGTCAACGCTTGGTTTCACTCGACAGCGATTTCATCGGAGTGGCACGCTCCGTCGGAATTTCTTTTGGCGATGAGAATTAACTAAACTGCCTATACCGGCAACACGGAGAATGCATGAGCGACATCATCTCATTAACTGCCCGGGAGCTCTCCGGCAAACTCAAGACAAGGGAAATCTCGTCTGAGGAAGCGACCCGGGCCTATCTCGATAGAATCGAGGAAACCGATGAGCGGGTACACGCCTACCTCACCATTTTAAGAGACAAAGCCATCGAGGGGGCGAGGCAAGCCGACAATCAACTTGCAGGAGAAGGCGGCGGGCCCTTGTTGGGAATGCCGGTGGCCATCAAGGATCTTCTCTGCATGAAGGACACCCCCACAACATGCGGCTCGAAATTCTTGGAGAATTTCATCGCGCCCTACGACGCCACCGCCGTTCGCAAACTCAAGGAGGCGGGTGCCGTTATTCTGGGCAAACTCAACATGGACGAATTCGCGATGGGCTCATCGACAGAGCACAGCGCCTTTGGCCCAAGCCGGAATCCTTGGAACCTGGAGACTACTCCTGGCGGGAGCAGCGGCGGATCGGCAGCGGCGGTTTCGGCACGCTCTTGCGCCCTGTCACTGGGATCGGACACAGGCGGCTCAATTCGCCAGCCCGCCGCCTGCTGCGGTGTGGTGGGAATGAAACCTACCTATGGGCGCGTATCGAGGTACGGGCTTATCGCTTTCGCAAGCTCGCTCGATCAGATCGGCCCCTTTTCACATACTGTCCACGATAGCGCGATGATGCTGACCGCCGTGAGCGGACACGATCCGTTGGACTCCACTTCGGCCGATGTCCCCGTCCCCGACTACACCGAAGGGTTGAAGCGGGGCGCAAAGGGGCTTCGAGTTGGGATACCAAAAGAATATTTCATCGACGGAATGGACCCGGAGGTCGAGGCATCGGTAAGACACGCCATCAAGGTCATGGAGGAGCAGGGGGCTGAGATCCATGAAATTTCGCTTCCCTCTACCGAGTACGCAATTCTCACCTACTACATCATCGCTCCGGCAGAGGCGAGCAGTAACCTGGCCCGCTATGATGGCGTACGCTTTGGGCTCAGGGAAGAGAGCGGCGCCTCGGAGTGGGGCCCGCTCCACGGCATGTATGCAGAGAGCAGGGAGAAGGGCTTTGGCGAGGAGGTCAAGCTTAGAATCATGCTAGGCACCTATGTCCTCTCATCAGGCTACTACGACGCTTATTACACCAAGGCCCAGAAGGTTCGCACGCTGATCTGCCAAGAGTTTGCAGAAGCGTTCAAGACAGTCGATGTCATCATGTCGGCGACGGCGCCGACGCCAGCCTTTCGCTTCGGCGAGCGGATAAATGATCCGATCAGCATGTATCTCTCTGACGTGCTAACAATTCCCTGCAACATGGCCGGCCTTCCCGGTATCAGTCAGCCTTGCGGATTTACATCTGATAAACTGCCAATAGGGCTCCAATTCGTGGGGAAACATTTCGGCGAGGAAGATATCTTTCGCGCTGCGGCGGCGTTCGAAAATGCCACCGAGTATCACCTCGCCCAGCCGCCACTTTAGAACAATATAGAGGAGTGCCATGAACGACGTGCGAAACATCACCGAGCTTTTGGGAGACGGCATCGCCGATGAGCTTAGGGATAGCGTGCATGCTGTCGCAGGGGCGCTTCCTGGCGAATACCATTTTGAAACGGTGGACCTTTCGTACGAAAATCGAAAAAAGGGGGGCCGGACACTCTACGATGAGGCGGTAAATTCGATGCTGCAAACCAGCATCGGCCTTAAATACCCAACCGCCACCATCGAGGAAAGCCCTAACGCCATCCTCAGGAAACTTCTGAAATTCTCCGTTATCCACAGACCGGTGACCACCATTCCCGGGATAAAAACTAATTTTTCGGGGAAAATCGATCTTGATATCGTCCGCGTTGCAACGGGCGGCACGTATGATGATCCCGGCCAGATGATCGGCGACTACGCGGCAGCGAGCCTGCGAATCGTGGACAGAAAAACCTGCGAGCAAGCTGCCCACTACGCCTTTTCTATCGCCATGCGCGAGCGCAAATCACTCACCTCCTCAAGTAAGTACACAATCCAGCGGGTAACAGACGGCTTGTTTGAAGATATCGTCGATGAGGTAGCGGGAGAGTTTCAGTTCTCTGGCCAGATCGTGCACAACAGAGAGCTTTTTGATGCTCTGCTGGCAAAGCTCGTGATGAAGCCAGAGCAGTTCCAGGTTGTTCTCGTTCTCAACGAATATGGAGACTTTCTCTCCGATCTTGCAAGCGGGCTCGTTGGAAGTCTTGGCTTGGGTGCATCCGTGTCTCTCTCCTTTGATGAGAAAAATCGCGTCTCCGTGGGCATGTTTGACGCCAGCCACGGCACCGCGCCCGACATCGCAGGCCAGGACAAGGCGAATCCAACAGCCATCCTCTTGGCCTTCTCGCTCCTTTTGCGGCATATCGGCGACACTAAAGCGGCAAACGCCCTACAAGACGGGTTATTTGATTGCATGGGAAAAGGAGAGACTACCGGTGATTTAGGTGGGCCTCACGGAACGACATCCTTTACTAAAATCTTAATCGAGCACGTTCAACAGAATTTAACAGCATCCTAAAGGAAACCACTGTCGATGGATTTTGAAACGATTATTGGGCTTGAAGTTCATGCCCAGATGAACACGAACACCAAGATTTTCTGCGGCTCTAGCGCGGCCTTCGGCGGCAAACCCAACCATCACACCTGCACGGTGGACCTCGGCCTTCCGGGCGTTCTCCCTGTGCTTAATAAAGAAGTGGTCGAGTACGCTCTTCGCCTCGGAATCGCCATAGGCGCCAAAATCACCCCGCTCTGCCGCTTCGCCCGTAAACACTACTTTTACCCGGACCTACCCAAGGGCTATCAAATCAGCCAGTACGAAGAACCACTCTGCGAGGGCGGCGAGGTGAAGATATTTCCAAAAGATGGGGAAATGAAAACTGTCCGCATCACAAGAATTCACATGGAAGAGGATGCCGGTAAACTTATTCATGGCGAGGAGATGAACGACACCTCCCACTCCTATGTAGATTTAAACCGGGCGGGTGTGCCCCTTCTTGAGATTGTCAGCGAGCCCGAT encodes the following:
- the gatA gene encoding Asp-tRNA(Asn)/Glu-tRNA(Gln) amidotransferase subunit GatA, yielding MSDIISLTARELSGKLKTREISSEEATRAYLDRIEETDERVHAYLTILRDKAIEGARQADNQLAGEGGGPLLGMPVAIKDLLCMKDTPTTCGSKFLENFIAPYDATAVRKLKEAGAVILGKLNMDEFAMGSSTEHSAFGPSRNPWNLETTPGGSSGGSAAAVSARSCALSLGSDTGGSIRQPAACCGVVGMKPTYGRVSRYGLIAFASSLDQIGPFSHTVHDSAMMLTAVSGHDPLDSTSADVPVPDYTEGLKRGAKGLRVGIPKEYFIDGMDPEVEASVRHAIKVMEEQGAEIHEISLPSTEYAILTYYIIAPAEASSNLARYDGVRFGLREESGASEWGPLHGMYAESREKGFGEEVKLRIMLGTYVLSSGYYDAYYTKAQKVRTLICQEFAEAFKTVDVIMSATAPTPAFRFGERINDPISMYLSDVLTIPCNMAGLPGISQPCGFTSDKLPIGLQFVGKHFGEEDIFRAAAAFENATEYHLAQPPL
- a CDS encoding isocitrate dehydrogenase, producing the protein MNDVRNITELLGDGIADELRDSVHAVAGALPGEYHFETVDLSYENRKKGGRTLYDEAVNSMLQTSIGLKYPTATIEESPNAILRKLLKFSVIHRPVTTIPGIKTNFSGKIDLDIVRVATGGTYDDPGQMIGDYAAASLRIVDRKTCEQAAHYAFSIAMRERKSLTSSSKYTIQRVTDGLFEDIVDEVAGEFQFSGQIVHNRELFDALLAKLVMKPEQFQVVLVLNEYGDFLSDLASGLVGSLGLGASVSLSFDEKNRVSVGMFDASHGTAPDIAGQDKANPTAILLAFSLLLRHIGDTKAANALQDGLFDCMGKGETTGDLGGPHGTTSFTKILIEHVQQNLTAS